Within Hydra vulgaris chromosome 02, alternate assembly HydraT2T_AEP, the genomic segment GTTGACCTTTGCATGCATCTGATGTCATTAAGCCAATAGAACACatcttataataaattatataatatgaatgtatttcctaaaaaaaagaaaattcttcTTTCCTACTTAACTTTcagttcaaaagaaaaaaattttaatatagaaatagtTCAAACCATTTCAGAATTCCtgttgcataattttttatactgatagctattgttaattttctttatatatatatttatatatatacaatctctctctatatatgaaattgttaatttgtaaaaatttattaaaattttaccaatAAATGCTGTTCTATAACCGAACCTTTTATAAACTAGTTATTATAAGCTTATACAaaatatagttgtcaaaatttttttgaaacaaatgcaCATCAACATCAAACTTaatcagtttttatataaaaacaatcgtttttaaataaagactgattaaaatgttttttacagttggtaagatcaaataaataagttatcaTATAATTAAAACTTCCTTAATtataacaaagatttttttttttttttaggagtctaaaaaccaaatttaatgttttacagAACTctgtttgcaagttttttaaaataatttattgaaaatttgatatatctttgaaattaaagttccatatatttcagttgtttttccagttagattttttgtgcctagtaagattataagcagctgaaaatattaacagcaaaaaaaaaaaaaaaatttgacgagGGTGTTTTGAGATATCGGGCCCCAAAGTTGGTTTATAGAAACTACcctttaattaacttttaagcTTGTTCCTTTATTATTTCAGCACTTTaagtacttttattaaattcagcgtcaaaaaaacatatatgtttattttcataattttgcaacttttatttcctgtttttttaagaaaaataatttttctgaatGTTATAAAAACTGTGTCATTTTAGGAAACCTGGTCAATATTAAAATTGCAGTATCTTGTGAACTGCTCGACATTTTTAGCTGAAATTTTATATgtcaaccctaaccctaacacTGAACCTcatgaattaaaatattcagTTTATTTTCTAAATGCTAATTAACAATAAATGTATCCAATATTCAACTACAATAAAGATTACAAATAAGTATTTCTTGAATCAAGAGTATAAATAATGTTGTCAATaagaattaatattttttgttgtgaaAAACCATCTACAAGTTTGCGGACGACAAGCAAACACCCGTGATTATTATGTGGCATTATAATTGATGTATTATTATATGTAGTGTGAACGTGTATTTTTTAGGAATGTAGATAAAGGTACTACAGGAACGGTTTTAGCATTTGTAGTCTTGTAATAATCTTTTCGCTGTATATACATATAGGGCTAGCCTTATACATAACagtattatctttattatcCAAGTAATACTCAGTACCTTTTATACCTAATGTCTTGTCCTGTTCCTGATCAGATTAGATgcgtaagaaaaaaaattcaaattgtttgaatactataatgttatatatcattagaaagaggattattaaagtattttaaaggtgaaaaattatcaaaatcaaacaattgggttaaaagttatgacggtttaagtagcgatttttctatatatggatttgttgaagaaactgtggtcaaaataatgtttttcttcacttaaattgtcataactttgcCAATTCTTAtcgaaatacaaatattttggtgtcaaaagataggtgtaagagtGGGTTACAACTTTATGTTAAACTCTTACCACCGGGTGTATCGGATGGACAGAAGGGGGAACCAAACCACCACCTCGCCCGTATAAAACTGAacacttttttcagaaattttttttttaaagacataagcaatataaatacacaaaaaaattgttttaaatttatagtaaacCACCAAAATACACAAGAGCTGAACGCTAGCAATAGAGATGGGTGTGGTGGCGATTGGTGTATCACACCCTAGGATCAAAAACgacttgattttataaatatttaaatctttactAAAGTGAGTAAAATTAGTACGCAacataaaattatgttatgCAATCTTACGTATATAAGTGGTGTTTCTATTACGAAGGGGCGTATGTCCACCACCTGCTTActacccccccccccacctctccacccaaccttaaaaaaaaaattattatttttaaaatttgaacaattaatttaaaaaataaattcaaaaattggaagaaaattggaaataaattaaaaaataaattcatattagACAACAACCAAATATGGGAGGTGAATGTAAAACTCACAGTAGATATGTTGATGATGTTTTAGTactataatatcaaaaaatgtttcaattctTGAAATATCTgattgaatatttaaagtacaacaacaaagaagtaaaaaacaTATTCCACTAGATTAAAAGATACATTAGTGGTGCATCTATGGTCATAAGAGAGTGGAGTATAAGGGAGGGAGTATCCAAATATGTCATAAGAAAGGGGCATTCTAATGCCCCTTCCACTTCTTAcccaaaattattatttaattggatatatattacaaaaaaaattatacaactactAGTGTGGGGCTATAAGTCAATTGACTGTAAAAAACATGTAATCTTTCTAACCAAGTATAGCAAAAACCTATAATAAAGTCTTTCATGTGATTATTACATTAACAGAAGTAAGGACCATACAGTATAGTTAACGAGCTAGCCATTTTGTTTGGTTAACAAACAAATTTCCTGTttcaaaataagtattaaataaaataataaaaaataacaataataatatttatctttttcaaagataatacaatatatttttgtcttggcttttagtaaatgattaaaataattaattccaaaaatgaaactgttttaaccatttttaacgatagacaccacgtgaaggtaaaccagagccgtctatcaaaaaatttaacaagtcacaacacttgctgtaTTATGTAGGCAAGTCGCAACACTTGCTATGTAACTTAGgtaagtcacaacacttgctatATAACTTAGGTTAGTCACAACATTTGCTATATAACTTaggcaagtcacaacacttgctatATTATTTaggcaagtcacaacacttgctatATAACTTaggcaagtcacaacacttacTATATAACTTAGGTTAGTCACAACATTTGCTATATAACTTaggcaagtcacaacacttgctatATTATTTaggcaagtcacaacacttgctatataatttatgcaagtcacaacacttgctgtattatttaagcaagtcacaacacttgctatataatttatgcaagtcacaacacttgctttattatttatgcAAGTCTCATCATTTGCAATACATTTTTGGCGAGTCACAACACATGcagtgttattaaattaattaacttgTAACTCACCGGAAACAACATCAGCAGCAAGCTGGATCTTTTTCATGCAATAGTCAACAGCTTCATTATCAGTTTCATCATCTTTCCAATAAGAAATTGTgtaaataaagtcattttttctttcattaactttttttactctGTCGcgatataaaacacttttgcatGTCTTTGGATCGTACCACTCATGTTCTAGTTTCTTCACAACAATTCTATCTGACATGACATCTTCTAAATCAAATAGTTGGTCATTGGATAAGTGCTTATAGGAATTAATAATCTTGTCAAAATTTAGTTTAGATAGGTCACgctctaactttcttttttctttttcatccattttttgcgcttgattttttgtcttttgCAAATCTCCTACTTTGCATCGATAGAGTCGAtttgtaaatctgtttttacGTGCTCCATTAATTGaccatttaacaatcttttctctTAAACTTAAATGTAGAGTTTCTAGATAGTCGACAGTCCTATTCTTTTTTGATCTAAGTTTGCAAGAGATACAAACCAGCTGGATTGGATTTGcatgttttaattgtttgtaCAACATTTTTCACAACCTGCTCTgatgtaacaaaaaattttttcatccaGGGACTAGTAAGAAGCTTTCCAAATACTGTAAGTACACACATTTGTTTGATTGCGGTTGCACTACAAAATACTGTTCGAAGAGTTTCTTGTAAACTTTTACACTTTACTGTTTCAATTGTAagatattctttaaatttactgtgatgcttcattaaaataaagcaaGTATGGAAAGAATATGAAGTCTGTTTCCACAATACCTAGGAATGATACCTCGTGGTAAAtcattattatctaaaaaatttacaaaaccttGTGGATCGCATTTTACATCTTTAAATctcattttatttatagctaAAATAATCAAGGTTGCCATGCAGACATTTCCGAACAATTTGCATTTCTCATTTTTTAGAGACTTTAATGCTGTACGACATGAAATGGCAATTGTATCAagaggttttttatttaaatcttaatgCAAAGATGATAAATATTGTCTTCCCAGTTTGAGTAGGCAGAGGTGGCACTAAAAACGAAAgcataatacaaaaacaaaaattgaaaatatttttttatataaactcatGCGGcaaagttgatatatatatagcctTACAAATCGCAacagataaagaaaaaaaaagcataataataataataataaatacttaaatcagtttttcaaaaagagaaaatatgtcATTAACAACTGGAACAGATGAAATATGcactaaaataaagaaataggcataataaactaaaatcaaaTCCGTGTAAAAATTTTCCAATTACAAGTTCACTTTAAACACCTTACCAATTCGTTCAGATGACGATggcactaaaaaataaacataaaatacaacATCGTCTTAAAATTAATTGGTTGTTAAAAAGGAATGATATGTAAACCTTACCAGTATTAACAGAAgcagataaaactaaaaaagaaaaatacgtAACATAATCTTGCAATcataaatgtaaattatttgtCAATGCTTAAATTCtcattgaatataaataaaataaattcttattgAAAGTATATTACCAACTGGAACAGATGCAAAtggcactaaaataaaaaataaaatcttgtatttattttgtaataacaaTCATGTTGAAAGGTTTAGATTATACCTTACCAACTTGTTTCGATGATAATGgcgctaaaaaataaaaatataaaatactatagCATAGacttatatgataaaaaaaagttatatgaaaaagtttatatgaaaaaattaaataatgtagCACAACctcaaaataatttagaaattaaaatcatatatgaaaacaaaaatataaaaaccttaCCCATTATAACCAATGaagttgataataaaaaataaaaaatgcaatacaCAACATAACTGTGCAATTATTTAGTAATTGAAACcatacttaaaattatttgcaattaacattaaatatatacatacatatatatatatatatatatatatatatatatatatatatataaaacatatatatacatatatttatatatatatatatatatatatatatatatacatatatatatatatatatatatatatatatatatatatataaactagagATGGAAAACGAACCGAACGAACCGAACTAACCGAACTAGAACCTTATCTACGACAGAACCGAACCGAACCCGATCTTTAGTTGTTACTAACCCGAACCGAACCCGAACTTTAAAACTGTTGTGAACGAACCGAATCAAACCAATTGTTCTTGCCCTAACCAAGCTAAATAGAGGCTtgaaaaagtgaaaattttgtaattcgCACATCACTACAATACATAACATGCTACATTACCTAATGTGTAACATACATAACATAATTCATTACCTAATGTATAACATACCACgagtttagaattattttgttctatctttCATATTAAGTGTTGGAAGAAAATGAGTTAGtaattttagtaattaataattacttttaaaatatattttaatttttaaatttcttctaaataatttgtttaaatcaaaattatttaaagcataagttattatttctttaaaaactagctaaaattttaagtaatttttacttttagaaaaaaatgaaaaattttctcCCAACGTTTAAAATGGgaaatagaacaaaataattctaacctcgcgataaGTCTACAATTCATAACATTACCAACCAAAATGGAAATGTTGTTTCTAAACATTTGCAATATTGAGGTGTTGTTAATGCtctgagtttttatttatatcttagtaattaatgattgcaataattacataatattgtattaataatGAGTAACAGTAAATTAACTCGTAAATGGACTAAAAAGTGTTGAAGAATTTGATAACAGACGGAGCGGCTCGCTTAGTACCTGCATCATGGGCAAAGAGTGAATGTTGGACACGCTTCCGTTGCGTTGAAGTTGGGGATGAGGTTTGTAGCTATACTTACtgcatataaaattatttagttttataaatatttcaataaatcaATAATCACCTGCATCTCTCAGGCATTGCATATTGCACACAATGCCAAACTGAGCAGCATTCAGGTTTGATAATTAATTGAATATCAAATGCTAAATAGAGTCAATTGACCTTAGTTATAATacactttatttgatttttgtataaCCGTGAGTAATCATGTTATGATCAACAGGTTGTCAAGGAGTTTGCCGTTTGTAAGCAGTGTGGTTTATGGTTGTCAGTGCCAATTTGTCATACTACAACTTTACAAAGACATAATACATCACACATCAATAAGATCAGTTCAGAACCTGGacaattaaaaatgacaagCTTTTTACCTAAAAAGACAGAGGTTAATAAATATAGTTAGCGGATCTTGCTTTTCCCTATTTACTGTTTTAACTTTTCACTTGCTACCATTGAtagcaaaatatatttgttacaagttgttagcaaaattttagaaatacaatgttttttgtagtacaaaaaaaaaaggccatTATGTATTGCTATGTGTTTAATGTCTATTGTTTATTGCTTTATACTTTACAGGTTCCTAAACACATTTGTGAATATGCTCAACGTGCAGCCCTTTACATGATTGCAAAAGACATTCAGCCATTCTCGTGTGTTCAGGATGATGGGTTCCGTCACTTTGCTCAAACAATGATTGATATTGGATCGAAGTATGGATCAGTGAAACTTGAGGATATTATGTGTGATCGAACAACGCTGTCTAAGACACTACTACCAAAGTTTTACAACGAATGTGTTCGAAAGCTGAAAGACGAACTTGCTGGGGTTACTCATATCGCAATAACAACTGATCACTGGACCGATGACATTCTAAAATACTCTTATCAAACTTTTACAGCACATTACATTAACAGCAGTTATTGCCTTATAAGTAAATGTGTTGGATTGTTTGAGTTTAGTGAGTCTGGCATTGAAGACTGGCATTGCCGTAAAAGCAAAGACAActgaaatacttaaaaaacttttcccTCAGACTATAAAAAGTGACAATTTGGTATTTGTGACTGATAATGGGAGTAATATGAAGTCGGCTTATCGCAACGATGTTAGACTTAGTTGTGCAGGTCATAATCTTAATTTAGCTGTTGAAAAAGCTTTGAAATCCCCTGGTGCTAATTTAGTTCATGAAATGATCAAGACTTCAAAGGAAATGATGGGCTACTTTAAACATAGTGGGAAGAACCAGGAACTAAATCACACTCTCAAACAGGATGTTGCGACTCGTTGGAACagtcaattttttcttttgcaatcACTGTCATGCCAGTTAGATCATGTTAAGTCAATTCTTGCTGATTCAAAGCAGTTTGACAAACTTGAGCAACTGAACAACGTTAATGAAAAATTGTTGCATGACGTCGTAGAGTTTTTGCATCTCTTTCACAAGGCAACTGTACAATTGTCACATGTGCCGACGTCCCCTGATGTATGGCCAATGCTTTTTTATCTTCGATCAGTCTGTAAGATCAATGGTTCAGACAGCGACAGTATGCGTGATTTGAAGGCAGTTTTTCTGTCcagtttgaataaaaagtatGTTATTCATCCTTTGCACAAGCTATCAACACTTATTGTTCCTTCTTACAAATACTTGTCTTTTGTCAACACAGACGATCGCAATTTTGTTTATTCAGAAATGCGTAGTATGGtggacaaaattatttcttcttCACCAAATCAGGTGATACGAAAGGACTCAGGCAATACAGATATAGACAGCATTAGTGAATGCACTCATTCAGATCAGCTGCCTCCTGCAAAGAAGAATAAAGCTGATCTTGAATCGTATGATTTGCTGGCAGACTTAAAAACAGTTGCCACTCCATTGTCTAACGCCGAAAGTAATGACACAAGACATGAACTTGACATATACTTGGCACTGCCCGTGACAGCGTGTGATGCATTGCAATTCTGGAAAGACAATGACCGTGAACATAAGCTTCCGACGATGGCATTGATTGGTAGAAAGTTGTTCGCTATTCCTGCTACAAGTACTGCCAGTGAAAGAGTGTTTTCAGTGTGTGGGGTGACGATGAGTAAGCGCAGGGGTCACCTAAACCCAGAAACATTGGAAATACTGATATTTCTCAAATACAACATGCAGCCCTGATTACTAGACTGACAGTAGGCTACTTAAGCTACCGTTATCTGTGTTCAGAAAGTTACTGCTTTAATGTTTTGTGCAATTTAACTGCAGCTATTagcaactttatatatatatatatatatttacatatatatatacataattatataaa encodes:
- the LOC136076013 gene encoding zinc finger BED domain-containing protein 4-like, translating into MKSAYRNDVRLSCAGHNLNLAVEKALKSPGANLVHEMIKTSKEMMGYFKHSGKNQELNHTLKQDVATRWNSQFFLLQSLSCQLDHVKSILADSKQFDKLEQLNNVNEKLLHDVVEFLHLFHKATVQLSHVPTSPDVWPMLFYLRSVCKINGSDSDSMRDLKAVFLSSLNKKYVIHPLHKLSTLIVPSYKYLSFVNTDDRNFVYSEMRSMVDKIISSSPNQVIRKDSGNTDIDSISECTHSDQLPPAKKNKADLESYDLLADLKTVATPLSNAESNDTRHELDIYLALPVTACDALQFWKDNDREHKLPTMALIGRKLFAIPATSTASERVFSVCGVTMSKRRGHLNPETLEILIFLKYNMQP